From the genome of Spirosomataceae bacterium TFI 002, one region includes:
- a CDS encoding HTH domain-containing protein → MEKPRISRLTSILTQLQGKRLTTATELAQKYDVSVRTIYRDIRTLENSGVPIFTEEGKGYSLVEGYRLPPVTFSENEANALITAAQIIAQNKDTSLVENYQNAIAKLKAVLNSDTKAKVQILSERIQIRSNIGKEQTSSFLMEIQNAISNNNHLHLDYHSLEDKLSSRKVEPFAIYSTQDNWLLIAHCCERNNFRAFRLDRIKALKTLATHFKPFEITLEEYFRICREKYINTPDIPMS, encoded by the coding sequence ATGGAAAAACCAAGAATCTCAAGGCTGACCTCAATTCTAACACAGCTGCAAGGCAAAAGGCTTACAACAGCTACAGAGTTGGCTCAAAAGTATGACGTGAGTGTACGAACTATTTATCGCGACATAAGGACTTTGGAGAACTCTGGTGTTCCTATTTTTACCGAAGAAGGTAAAGGTTATTCGCTCGTAGAAGGATATAGATTACCTCCAGTAACTTTCAGCGAAAATGAAGCCAATGCACTTATTACCGCAGCACAAATAATTGCTCAAAACAAAGACACTTCGCTTGTTGAAAACTACCAAAATGCAATTGCAAAACTAAAAGCTGTACTTAATTCCGATACGAAAGCTAAAGTGCAAATCCTTTCTGAAAGAATCCAGATCAGGAGTAATATAGGAAAGGAACAAACGAGCAGTTTCTTAATGGAAATTCAAAATGCGATAAGCAATAACAATCATTTACATCTTGATTACCATTCACTTGAAGATAAGTTAAGCAGCAGAAAAGTGGAACCCTTTGCCATTTACAGTACGCAAGACAATTGGCTCTTGATCGCTCATTGTTGCGAAAGAAATAACTTCAGAGCTTTTAGGCTCGATCGAATTAAAGCATTAAAAACCTTAGCAACTCACTTTAAGCCTTTCGAAATAACGCTTGAAGAATACTTCAGAATTTGTAGAGAAAAATATATTAACACCCCTGACATACCCATGTCATAA
- a CDS encoding BNR repeat-containing family member: MKIITTGLLIFCSCIISFAQKLNNEKIDGYKGIWFELGQKYEFGDKYSGGLGTYTAKHVPLAVYSKTVDKTFFVYGGTSNGEKRHLLAMIGEYNHKTQKVSKPTVVYDKETVNDPHDNPSLLINDDGYLFVFVSGRGKTRPGIKLKSTKPYSIEKFDILGEEEFTYPQIHKTSQGMFHFFTKYSGTRELYYETSTDGITWTEDQKLAGITEDYPTKAGHYQTSNVYNNGEIIGTFFNRHIDGNPDSRTDLYYLETKDFGKTWQNINGSKSILPLTKKDIKERVINYRAKGKNVYMKDMAYDQEGRPVVLYITSNGHEPGPANTPYEWRLTKWNGSEWETTIVCESDHNYDMGSLYIENDIWRIIGPTEKGPQDWGAGGEIAEWISKDQGKNWSKLKIITKNSTLNNSYVRRPVNAQAPFNYMWASGDSHQFSKSELYFGDFDGNVWKLPYEMSKKQQKPVKVKF, from the coding sequence ATGAAAATAATTACTACGGGATTACTAATTTTTTGTTCATGCATTATTTCTTTTGCTCAAAAACTTAACAACGAAAAAATAGACGGATACAAGGGAATTTGGTTCGAACTAGGACAAAAATATGAGTTCGGTGATAAATATTCTGGAGGATTAGGTACATATACTGCGAAACACGTCCCGCTGGCAGTTTATTCCAAAACAGTTGACAAGACATTTTTCGTTTATGGCGGTACCAGTAATGGCGAAAAAAGGCACTTGCTTGCCATGATAGGCGAGTACAATCACAAGACGCAAAAAGTGAGTAAACCAACCGTTGTTTATGACAAAGAAACAGTAAACGATCCTCACGATAACCCTTCTTTATTGATCAATGATGACGGGTACTTATTCGTGTTTGTGAGTGGTAGAGGAAAGACCCGACCAGGTATCAAACTAAAAAGTACGAAACCCTACTCCATTGAGAAGTTTGACATATTAGGAGAAGAGGAGTTCACATATCCACAAATTCATAAAACTAGCCAAGGGATGTTCCATTTTTTCACCAAATACAGCGGAACACGTGAACTGTATTACGAAACAAGTACGGATGGCATCACTTGGACTGAGGACCAGAAACTAGCCGGAATAACAGAAGATTACCCTACAAAAGCTGGCCATTATCAAACCTCCAATGTATATAATAATGGCGAAATCATCGGTACATTTTTCAATAGACATATTGACGGAAACCCAGACTCTCGTACTGATCTCTACTACTTAGAAACAAAGGATTTTGGTAAGACTTGGCAAAACATAAACGGCTCTAAGTCTATCCTACCTCTTACAAAAAAGGACATTAAAGAAAGGGTTATTAACTACCGAGCAAAGGGCAAAAACGTGTACATGAAAGACATGGCATATGATCAAGAAGGAAGACCTGTTGTCTTGTATATTACCAGCAATGGTCATGAGCCTGGCCCAGCAAATACGCCCTACGAATGGAGATTAACCAAATGGAATGGAAGCGAATGGGAAACCACAATTGTTTGTGAGTCTGACCACAATTACGACATGGGAAGTCTGTACATAGAAAATGATATTTGGAGAATAATTGGGCCGACCGAAAAAGGTCCTCAAGACTGGGGAGCGGGCGGAGAAATCGCTGAATGGATTTCAAAAGACCAAGGAAAGAATTGGTCAAAATTAAAAATAATCACCAAAAACAGCACGCTGAATAACTCGTATGTTCGTAGACCTGTCAACGCCCAAGCACCTTTCAATTATATGTGGGCAAGTGGCGATTCTCATCAATTCAGCAAGTCAGAATTGTACTTCGGAGATTTCGATGGAAACGTTTGGAAACTTCCTTACGAAATGAGTAAAAAACAGCAAAAACCAGTTAAGGTAAAATTCTAA
- a CDS encoding glucosylceramidase yields the protein MKINQLVIHFWMALIFVGLASSCSRETDLKSETEVWITKADKSMLFEKLLVSIPEGESDVTIKIDENTKFQEMLGFGFALTQGSAQALLGLDTSTRKTLLEELYKENQNVIRISIGASDLSNSVYSYNENVGDIEMQKFSFAGPDEQYLFPVLKEILEINPDLKIMATPWSPPTWMKTNGTWIGGELKKEFYPAYANYFLKYVQAMKEIGFEIWAITPQNEPLNDENEPSMIMQAVDQLEFVDKYLGPTFEQHNIQTKIIAYDHNCDEPGYPISVLNGTKYAEGAAFHLYGGDISAMSAVHEATNKDVFFTEQFVSSKGSFGGDLEWHVKNVLIGSTSNWSKTVIEWNLASQSDFGPRTPGGCTECLGAVTINGAKDFEKNVSFYIIQHLSKFVKRGAHRISSTAASLPHVTFLNPDGSKVLLAFNSEDKDLSIEIVNGETSQKAVIPAKSAATIVF from the coding sequence ATGAAAATTAATCAACTTGTTATTCACTTTTGGATGGCTTTAATATTTGTTGGTTTAGCCAGCTCTTGTTCACGAGAAACTGATTTAAAATCGGAGACTGAAGTTTGGATAACAAAAGCAGATAAATCAATGCTATTTGAGAAATTGTTAGTTTCAATACCTGAAGGTGAATCTGACGTAACTATTAAAATAGACGAAAATACGAAGTTTCAAGAAATGTTGGGCTTTGGTTTTGCTCTTACTCAAGGTAGTGCTCAAGCTTTATTGGGCTTAGATACATCAACTAGAAAAACACTTTTAGAAGAATTATACAAGGAAAATCAAAACGTAATTAGGATAAGTATTGGAGCGTCTGACCTTAGTAATTCAGTATATTCTTACAATGAAAATGTTGGTGATATTGAGATGCAAAAGTTTTCTTTTGCTGGACCCGATGAACAGTATTTATTCCCCGTATTAAAAGAAATACTGGAGATAAACCCTGACTTGAAAATAATGGCAACTCCTTGGTCGCCACCTACTTGGATGAAGACAAATGGAACTTGGATAGGAGGGGAGCTAAAGAAAGAGTTTTATCCAGCTTATGCCAATTACTTTCTCAAGTATGTTCAAGCAATGAAAGAAATTGGTTTCGAAATTTGGGCAATTACTCCTCAGAATGAACCATTAAATGATGAAAATGAGCCAAGTATGATTATGCAGGCGGTAGATCAACTTGAATTTGTAGACAAATACTTAGGGCCAACTTTTGAACAACATAACATTCAAACTAAAATCATTGCATACGATCACAATTGTGATGAACCAGGTTATCCAATATCGGTTTTGAACGGGACAAAATATGCGGAAGGTGCAGCTTTTCATCTCTATGGTGGAGACATTTCTGCAATGTCAGCAGTTCATGAAGCAACCAACAAGGACGTTTTCTTTACGGAGCAATTTGTTTCAAGCAAAGGTAGTTTTGGTGGAGACTTAGAGTGGCATGTCAAAAATGTGCTTATAGGGAGCACTAGCAATTGGTCCAAAACAGTGATAGAGTGGAACCTTGCAAGTCAAAGTGATTTTGGTCCAAGAACTCCAGGTGGATGCACTGAATGCTTGGGAGCAGTTACTATCAATGGGGCGAAGGATTTTGAAAAGAACGTATCATTTTATATTATTCAACATTTATCCAAGTTTGTAAAACGTGGTGCACATAGGATTTCTTCCACAGCGGCATCTTTACCTCACGTAACATTTTTAAATCCTGACGGGAGTAAGGTTTTATTGGCTTTCAATTCAGAAGATAAAGACCTTTCAATTGAGATTGTTAATGGAGAAACGTCCCAAAAAGCTGTGATTCCTGCCAAATCGGCAGCAACCATAGTGTTTTGA
- a CDS encoding fluoroquinolone transport system permease protein, which yields MKQFWHLFKFDFMLLAKYKVLSIALAVSAVYIAVFRFLPAFEGKDKLIVLLIFNDPALLGILFVGVMVLFEKNENTLVTLAVSPMKLKNYILSKGLIFSLLSLFCCLAMVIFGYGEKVNFIHFSLACFLGSFIFSMLGFIAVANQNSFNKYILRAVWIILLIAVPFLAYFGLVSQNWFWLFPSQPLIFLFDHSFNLSMSTSELVLNYLITFGWCIVSYIIAKRNFSKSLCE from the coding sequence ATGAAACAATTTTGGCATTTATTCAAGTTTGATTTCATGCTCCTGGCGAAATACAAGGTGCTTTCCATAGCACTTGCTGTAAGTGCCGTTTACATAGCTGTTTTTCGTTTTTTACCCGCTTTTGAGGGAAAAGACAAGCTGATAGTTTTACTCATTTTTAATGATCCAGCATTACTTGGGATCTTATTCGTGGGAGTAATGGTGTTGTTTGAGAAAAACGAAAATACCTTGGTAACTTTGGCGGTAAGCCCTATGAAATTGAAGAACTACATTTTATCAAAGGGCTTGATATTTTCGTTACTGTCTCTTTTTTGTTGCCTAGCAATGGTGATTTTTGGTTATGGAGAAAAAGTCAACTTTATACATTTTAGCCTAGCATGTTTTCTTGGGTCTTTTATCTTTTCAATGTTGGGTTTTATTGCCGTTGCTAATCAAAACTCATTCAATAAATACATTTTAAGGGCGGTTTGGATTATTTTGCTAATTGCGGTTCCGTTTTTAGCTTATTTTGGTTTGGTTTCACAAAATTGGTTTTGGTTGTTTCCTTCTCAGCCTCTAATTTTTCTATTTGACCATTCTTTTAATTTGAGTATGTCAACCTCTGAACTTGTGCTAAATTATTTAATCACATTTGGATGGTGTATAGTTTCTTATATTATTGCTAAACGGAACTTCTCCAAAAGCTTGTGTGAATAA
- a CDS encoding fluoroquinolone transport system ATP-binding protein translates to MISVENLRFNYPGSTNFAITDLNFSIEKGEIFGFLGPSGSGKSTTQKILYKLLNGYDGKAIIDQKELHEWGKELYSKIGVSFELPNHYLKLTALENLKFFGQFYDNTLDASDLLDKVGLGKDANKKVGDFSKGMKVRLNFVRSILHSPEILFLDEPTSGLDPVNAKIVKDLILDQKEAGKTVFITTHQMHDAEQLCDNVAFIVNGEIKAIDSPANLKLKHSSHKVEVLFTDELKPKVFELEGLGQNPLFLKELENKQIKTIHSKEASLDDVFIKVTGEKLNS, encoded by the coding sequence ATGATTAGTGTAGAAAACCTTCGTTTTAATTATCCTGGATCAACTAATTTCGCGATCACAGATTTGAACTTCTCGATTGAAAAAGGTGAGATTTTTGGATTTCTTGGTCCAAGTGGCTCGGGAAAAAGCACAACTCAAAAAATACTCTACAAGCTCTTGAACGGATATGATGGCAAGGCAATTATTGATCAAAAAGAGCTTCATGAATGGGGAAAAGAATTGTATTCGAAAATAGGAGTGAGTTTTGAATTGCCCAATCATTACCTCAAGCTTACCGCACTTGAGAACCTTAAATTCTTTGGTCAGTTTTATGACAACACATTGGATGCCAGTGATTTGTTGGATAAAGTAGGGTTAGGTAAGGATGCCAACAAAAAAGTAGGTGATTTTTCTAAAGGCATGAAAGTGAGATTAAATTTCGTACGATCGATACTTCATAGTCCTGAGATTTTGTTTTTAGATGAACCCACTTCAGGACTAGATCCTGTAAATGCCAAAATCGTTAAGGATTTGATTTTGGACCAAAAAGAAGCAGGTAAAACGGTTTTTATTACTACTCACCAAATGCATGACGCCGAACAGTTATGTGACAATGTCGCATTTATTGTCAACGGTGAAATAAAAGCAATTGACAGTCCAGCGAACTTAAAGCTAAAACATAGTAGCCATAAGGTTGAAGTTTTATTTACTGATGAACTGAAACCTAAGGTATTTGAGTTGGAAGGCTTGGGGCAAAACCCATTGTTTTTAAAAGAATTGGAGAATAAACAAATCAAAACTATACACTCCAAAGAAGCAAGTTTGGATGATGTGTTTATTAAGGTCACTGGAGAAAAGCTAAATTCATGA
- a CDS encoding Uncharacterized conserved protein YbjT, contains NAD(P)-binding and DUF2867 domains: MAKKVLLTGATGYIGKRLLPDLVNEGYNVICCVRDKNRFTVPPLLRSHIEVIEVDFLKEKSLEAIPKDIEAAYYLMHSMSSTSDYEKLEFTTANNFRKVVSSTNAKHVIYLSGITNEKTLSTHLNSRKSVEKELSKGAYHFTTLRAGIIIGSGSASFEIIRDLSEKLPFMITPKWLRTKCQPIGIKDVISFLKASLFNEKTYDQNFDIGGPDILSYKEMLLGYASARGLKRTIWTIPLMTPKLSSYWLYFVTSTSYKLASSLVESMKIEVICRNNDINKILGIRPISYSDSIKRTLQVIEGDQIISSWKDSMISGEMEIRLNDFLTVPTFGCFVDKRIQTVEDRERSIERIWSIGGNIGWYYGDWLWKIRGFLDQIWGGVGLRRGRKSDHQLNVGDAVDFWRVLIADKEKGRLLLFAEMKLPGEAWLEFELTNNRLKQTATFRPKGLMGRLYWYAVLPFHGFIFKGMLNKLSA, from the coding sequence ATGGCGAAAAAGGTACTTCTTACTGGTGCAACTGGGTATATAGGCAAACGTTTACTTCCTGACTTGGTAAATGAAGGATACAATGTTATATGCTGTGTAAGAGACAAGAATCGTTTCACAGTTCCCCCTCTTTTGAGATCACACATAGAAGTCATAGAAGTAGACTTTTTGAAGGAAAAAAGCCTTGAAGCCATACCTAAAGATATAGAAGCAGCCTATTATTTGATGCATTCAATGTCCTCAACAAGTGATTATGAGAAACTCGAATTTACAACTGCTAATAATTTTAGAAAAGTAGTTTCTTCAACCAATGCTAAGCACGTTATTTATTTAAGTGGAATCACAAACGAAAAAACACTTTCTACACACCTAAACTCTAGAAAGTCGGTAGAAAAAGAACTTTCAAAAGGTGCCTATCACTTTACCACACTTAGGGCTGGAATAATAATTGGTTCGGGTAGTGCTTCTTTCGAAATCATTAGAGATTTATCAGAAAAGCTCCCATTCATGATCACTCCAAAATGGCTGAGGACCAAGTGCCAACCGATTGGAATCAAAGATGTCATTAGCTTTTTGAAGGCATCTTTATTTAATGAAAAAACGTACGATCAAAATTTTGATATTGGAGGGCCGGATATCCTAAGCTATAAAGAAATGCTACTCGGTTATGCTTCGGCAAGAGGTCTAAAACGGACAATATGGACAATTCCATTAATGACACCAAAGCTATCTTCTTATTGGCTTTACTTTGTAACTTCTACTTCTTACAAACTCGCATCTTCACTCGTAGAAAGCATGAAAATAGAGGTTATTTGTAGAAATAATGACATCAATAAAATCTTAGGAATAAGGCCTATCTCCTATTCCGACTCTATCAAAAGAACCTTACAAGTTATTGAAGGCGATCAAATTATTTCGAGTTGGAAAGACTCCATGATTAGTGGTGAAATGGAAATTAGATTAAATGATTTCTTGACAGTTCCTACATTTGGCTGTTTCGTTGACAAAAGAATTCAAACCGTTGAAGATCGTGAAAGAAGCATTGAAAGAATCTGGAGTATTGGCGGTAATATTGGCTGGTATTATGGCGACTGGCTATGGAAAATTCGTGGATTTTTAGATCAGATTTGGGGAGGAGTTGGATTAAGAAGAGGTAGAAAAAGTGATCATCAACTCAATGTGGGAGATGCTGTAGATTTCTGGAGGGTACTCATTGCAGACAAGGAAAAAGGGCGACTTCTATTATTTGCCGAAATGAAACTACCGGGAGAAGCTTGGCTAGAATTTGAATTGACAAATAATAGATTGAAACAAACTGCCACTTTCAGACCTAAAGGCTTAATGGGCAGACTATACTGGTATGCGGTACTTCCTTTTCATGGCTTTATTTTCAAAGGAATGCTGAACAAACTTTCAGCTTGA
- a CDS encoding Acetyltransferase (GNAT) family protein has protein sequence MKTEIKRTNSSNADFISLVAELDAALKIIDGDDHGFYDQFNKIDNIKNVVVLYENGSPLACGAFKPHNDNQVEIKRMYSQPAARGKGLASKVLLELENWAAELNFKRCVLETGERQIEALALYNKNGYKIIPNYGQYVGIKNSVCFGKNLLN, from the coding sequence TTGAAAACCGAAATTAAAAGAACCAATTCAAGCAATGCGGACTTCATTTCACTCGTCGCGGAATTAGACGCAGCACTCAAAATCATTGATGGTGATGACCATGGCTTTTATGACCAATTCAATAAAATTGACAACATAAAAAATGTCGTTGTTCTCTATGAAAATGGCTCACCACTTGCCTGTGGAGCTTTTAAACCTCATAACGACAATCAGGTAGAAATAAAGAGAATGTATTCTCAGCCTGCAGCTAGAGGGAAGGGCTTGGCCTCAAAAGTTCTCTTAGAATTAGAAAATTGGGCTGCAGAATTGAATTTCAAACGCTGCGTGCTAGAAACTGGAGAAAGGCAGATTGAAGCTCTCGCACTTTACAACAAAAATGGCTACAAAATTATCCCAAATTATGGGCAGTATGTTGGGATAAAAAACAGTGTTTGCTTTGGCAAGAACCTCTTGAACTAA
- a CDS encoding Lysophospholipase L1, whose translation MRQFIFITFFLFSNSLIFAQDNQWKGFEKLNFEIEGRQAWLVKPAKAMEGNPWVWRARFPGWHTEMDSMLVSEGYHLAYIKTDNEYGSPKAMKAWDAFYVFLTSNHHLNKKVALEGVSRGGLFIYNWAKANPSKVACIYAEAPVCDFKSWPGGFGSGPGSSKDWEQLKAVYGFANDDEAKAYQDLSYNGLEKLANARVPILHMIGLLDEVVPYAENSKILINKYIELGGPATAIACTKGVQKLQGHHFPIETPRLGADFIKYHVEQSQPISSSPFHNLRGGIKNAQQVFEKTKKGRIAFLGGSITQNGGWRDSLMAYFIKRFPDTEFDFVAAGISSTGSTPAAFRLERDVLSKGKIDLLFEEAAVNDFTNGRTDEEQIRAMEGIVRHLKQVNPATDIVHMHFVDPEKIEAYRKGVIPKVIQNHESVAVHYNNPSINLAKEVQERIDHNEFTWEDDFKNLHPSPFGQGLYANSMIAFLDNAFKGNAQKKVNALPKAIDTFNYSKGKLVDVREAKTKKGWKYIENWSPNDGTGTRPNYTNVPMLVNEISGSSLSFSFTGSAVGIAIASGKDAGVISYRIDKGEWKNQNLFTQWSKNLHLPWFYTLAADLDNKKHTLEVKIAESKDERSIGNACRIRYFYVNGEY comes from the coding sequence ATGCGTCAATTTATATTTATTACCTTTTTCCTATTCAGCAATTCTTTAATATTTGCTCAGGATAATCAGTGGAAGGGTTTTGAGAAACTAAACTTTGAAATAGAAGGTAGGCAAGCATGGTTGGTAAAACCCGCCAAAGCAATGGAGGGAAACCCTTGGGTGTGGCGAGCACGATTCCCCGGCTGGCATACCGAAATGGACAGCATGCTGGTGAGTGAGGGTTATCATTTGGCATATATCAAAACTGACAATGAATATGGCTCTCCTAAAGCAATGAAAGCTTGGGACGCATTCTACGTTTTTTTAACTTCTAACCATCATCTAAATAAGAAAGTAGCCTTAGAGGGTGTGAGCCGAGGTGGACTCTTTATTTATAATTGGGCAAAAGCCAATCCAAGTAAAGTTGCCTGCATTTATGCTGAAGCACCAGTTTGCGACTTCAAAAGTTGGCCAGGAGGGTTTGGGTCTGGTCCGGGAAGCTCAAAGGATTGGGAACAATTAAAAGCCGTTTATGGATTTGCAAATGATGATGAGGCTAAGGCCTATCAAGACTTATCTTACAATGGATTAGAAAAGCTAGCCAATGCAAGAGTTCCAATTCTGCATATGATAGGACTATTGGATGAAGTTGTTCCTTATGCCGAAAACTCTAAAATACTCATTAACAAATACATAGAACTGGGTGGCCCCGCAACAGCAATAGCTTGCACCAAGGGAGTTCAGAAATTACAAGGTCACCACTTTCCTATTGAAACACCAAGATTGGGAGCAGATTTCATCAAATATCACGTTGAACAATCGCAGCCAATCAGTTCTAGTCCATTCCATAATTTGAGAGGTGGCATAAAGAATGCTCAGCAGGTTTTTGAAAAAACGAAAAAAGGAAGAATTGCTTTTTTGGGTGGTTCTATTACCCAAAACGGAGGCTGGAGAGATAGCCTAATGGCTTATTTTATCAAGCGTTTTCCCGATACTGAATTTGATTTCGTAGCAGCAGGAATCTCTAGCACAGGGAGTACTCCTGCTGCATTTAGGCTTGAAAGAGATGTGTTAAGTAAAGGAAAGATAGATCTTCTTTTTGAAGAGGCAGCTGTGAACGATTTTACCAATGGAAGAACCGATGAGGAGCAAATAAGAGCCATGGAAGGAATTGTTAGACACCTTAAACAAGTAAATCCAGCAACAGATATTGTTCACATGCACTTTGTAGATCCTGAAAAAATAGAAGCATATAGAAAAGGAGTTATACCAAAAGTGATTCAAAATCACGAGTCAGTAGCAGTTCACTACAATAACCCAAGTATCAACCTTGCAAAAGAAGTACAGGAACGAATTGATCATAATGAATTCACTTGGGAGGATGATTTTAAGAACCTCCACCCTTCTCCATTTGGACAAGGACTTTATGCCAATTCCATGATTGCGTTTTTGGATAATGCTTTTAAGGGAAATGCTCAAAAGAAAGTAAATGCATTACCTAAAGCAATAGACACATTCAATTATTCTAAAGGCAAGCTAGTGGATGTACGAGAAGCCAAAACAAAAAAAGGCTGGAAATACATAGAAAATTGGTCGCCAAATGATGGCACTGGTACCAGACCAAATTATACGAATGTACCAATGCTAGTAAACGAAATTTCAGGAAGTAGTCTTAGTTTTTCTTTCACAGGGTCAGCGGTAGGCATCGCTATAGCGAGCGGAAAGGATGCAGGAGTAATTTCGTACAGAATAGACAAAGGTGAATGGAAAAACCAAAACCTATTTACACAATGGAGCAAAAATCTTCACTTGCCATGGTTCTATACCTTAGCAGCAGATTTAGACAACAAAAAACATACTTTAGAAGTCAAAATCGCTGAAAGTAAAGATGAAAGGAGTATAGGAAACGCTTGTAGGATTAGATATTTTTATGTGAATGGGGAATACTAA
- a CDS encoding Predicted transcriptional regulator YdeE, contains AraC-type DNA-binding domain, producing the protein MEKVTLKAKKFIGISVRTSNDQEAVADIPNLWQRFMSEGILAQIPNKINDTIYSIYTEYEGDHTQPYTTILGCEVTSLDEIPAGFKSCEVPESEYAKFTETGNMTEGFIINVWMKIWKLDLNRTYQADFEVYGEKAQNPANAEVDIYIGING; encoded by the coding sequence ATGGAAAAAGTAACACTTAAAGCTAAGAAGTTTATTGGGATTTCGGTACGAACCAGCAACGACCAAGAAGCGGTAGCAGATATTCCAAACTTATGGCAGCGGTTCATGTCTGAAGGAATATTGGCCCAAATCCCAAACAAGATCAATGATACTATCTACTCTATTTATACAGAGTACGAAGGTGATCACACACAACCGTACACAACCATATTAGGCTGCGAGGTGACAAGTTTGGATGAAATACCCGCTGGTTTTAAGTCTTGTGAAGTACCAGAAAGCGAATACGCAAAATTCACAGAAACTGGGAATATGACAGAAGGTTTTATTATCAATGTATGGATGAAAATTTGGAAATTGGACTTAAATCGTACCTATCAAGCAGACTTTGAAGTATATGGTGAAAAAGCTCAAAACCCAGCAAATGCAGAAGTAGATATTTATATTGGAATAAATGGATAA